Proteins found in one Pseudomonas mosselii genomic segment:
- the ygfZ gene encoding CAF17-like 4Fe-4S cluster assembly/insertion protein YgfZ, producing the protein MADSAFFCTLSHEGILAVRGSDAGKFLQGQLTCNIGYLNDEHASLGARCMVKGRMQSSFRILPEGNGYLLAMASELLEAQLADLKKYAVFSKATLSDDSAAWTRFGLQQGDAALQALGLSVADEAGATARHAGLIAVRASAGRVELWAPAEQAAAVTQKLAASLPEGTLNDWLLGQVRAGIGQVRGPTRELFIPQMINLQAVDGVSFKKGCYTGQEIVARMQYLGKLKRRQYRLALAETAVPQPGAEIFSPTHGSSVGEVVIGASTGSAVELLAVLSAEAVADDNLHLGSLEGPRLSLLDLPYELDRDREIQR; encoded by the coding sequence ATGGCCGATTCCGCTTTCTTCTGTACCCTCTCCCATGAGGGCATCCTCGCCGTCCGCGGCTCCGACGCCGGCAAGTTCCTGCAAGGTCAGCTGACCTGCAACATCGGTTACCTCAACGACGAGCACGCGAGCCTTGGCGCCCGCTGCATGGTCAAGGGCCGCATGCAGTCGAGCTTCCGTATCCTGCCCGAGGGCAATGGCTACCTGTTGGCCATGGCCAGCGAGCTGCTCGAGGCGCAACTGGCCGACCTGAAGAAATACGCGGTGTTCTCCAAGGCCACGCTGAGCGACGACAGCGCCGCCTGGACGCGCTTCGGCCTGCAGCAGGGCGACGCCGCCCTGCAGGCGCTGGGCCTGTCCGTGGCGGACGAGGCCGGCGCGACCGCCCGTCATGCGGGTCTGATCGCCGTCCGCGCTTCGGCCGGCCGTGTCGAACTGTGGGCGCCTGCCGAGCAGGCCGCCGCCGTTACCCAGAAACTGGCCGCCTCGCTGCCCGAGGGCACGCTCAACGACTGGCTGCTGGGCCAGGTCCGCGCCGGCATCGGCCAGGTCAGGGGCCCGACCCGCGAGCTGTTCATCCCGCAGATGATCAACCTGCAGGCCGTCGATGGCGTGAGCTTCAAGAAAGGTTGCTACACCGGCCAGGAAATCGTCGCCCGCATGCAGTACCTGGGCAAGCTCAAGCGCCGGCAATATCGCCTGGCGCTGGCCGAGACAGCGGTACCCCAGCCGGGCGCCGAGATCTTCTCGCCGACCCACGGCTCGTCGGTCGGCGAAGTGGTGATCGGGGCCAGCACCGGCAGCGCCGTCGAACTGCTGGCCGTGCTCAGCGCCGAGGCGGTGGCGGACGACAACCTGCATCTGGGCAGCCTCGAAGGCCCGCGCCTGTCGCTGCTCGACCTGCCTTACGAACTGGACCGCGACCGGGAAATCCAGCGCTGA
- a CDS encoding DUF1266 domain-containing protein translates to MDETAQHWLHALSAPMAALNGASYTAPDYFEGEDQTDLERWWGISNRAQLLDMLSMADNGHATEMSEAYWQYQRCLPSQWQALLDTLPPRERIRHEYAARTFPDCGPGGTRAWDLGRMGFLLRAGVKKGLIDRDESLYLHYRLALRARHYYNRWDGYLAGYLFGKALWNASDSSDETLAANLERQGCEHWNRCIVLNLRLGAHDLLAGLPWDMPLPEPARPTTLEEDCWS, encoded by the coding sequence ATGGACGAAACCGCGCAGCACTGGCTGCATGCTCTCTCCGCCCCCATGGCCGCCCTCAACGGCGCCAGCTATACCGCACCCGACTATTTCGAGGGCGAAGACCAGACCGACCTTGAGCGCTGGTGGGGCATCAGCAACCGCGCCCAGTTGCTGGACATGCTCAGCATGGCCGACAACGGCCACGCCACCGAGATGAGCGAGGCCTACTGGCAGTACCAGCGCTGTCTGCCCAGCCAGTGGCAGGCCTTGCTCGACACCCTGCCCCCACGCGAGCGCATCCGCCATGAGTACGCTGCCCGCACCTTCCCCGACTGCGGCCCGGGCGGCACCCGGGCCTGGGACCTGGGGCGCATGGGTTTCCTGCTGCGCGCCGGCGTCAAGAAAGGCCTGATCGATCGCGACGAAAGCCTCTACCTGCACTACCGCCTGGCCCTGCGCGCCCGCCATTACTACAACCGCTGGGACGGCTACCTGGCCGGCTACCTGTTCGGCAAGGCGCTGTGGAATGCCAGCGACAGCAGCGACGAGACCCTGGCCGCCAACCTCGAGCGCCAGGGCTGCGAGCACTGGAACCGCTGCATCGTGCTCAACCTGCGCCTCGGCGCCCATGACCTGCTGGCCGGACTGCCCTGGGACATGCCCCTGCCCGAGCCCGCACGACCCACCACGCTGGAAGAGGACTGCTGGTCATGA
- the pcaQ gene encoding pca operon transcription factor PcaQ yields the protein MNLDTRIKFRHLLCFLEIARQGSLARAADVLAISQPAISKTLKELEDLLEARLFERGHNGVTLTPAGTRFMRYAGPSVQALRDGVCSVRGEARAPSQVRIGVLSTVEGLLMPEVLCRLHQRHEALLISVVTGASAQLLGQLHLGELELVVGRMTDSPQIQGLSFEHLYSESMTLVVRPGHPLLAQRPVERRQVGDYPLVLPPPGTTIRQHADSLFVQCAIPLPAQRLETLSLALSRRYVLGSEAVWVAPRDAVLIDLGRGELAELDLGVLEPGGSVGICRNAALPQSLPAQWVCEVLREVAEAYRLGTYP from the coding sequence ATGAACCTCGATACCCGCATCAAGTTCCGTCACCTGCTGTGCTTCCTGGAGATTGCCCGGCAGGGCAGCCTGGCCAGGGCAGCCGACGTGCTTGCGATCAGCCAGCCAGCGATCTCCAAGACCCTCAAGGAACTGGAGGACCTGCTCGAGGCACGCCTGTTCGAGCGTGGTCACAACGGCGTTACCCTGACCCCGGCCGGCACCCGCTTCATGCGCTACGCCGGCCCCAGCGTGCAGGCGTTGCGCGACGGGGTCTGCAGTGTGCGCGGCGAGGCGCGGGCACCGTCGCAGGTGCGCATCGGCGTGCTGTCGACGGTCGAAGGGCTGCTGATGCCCGAGGTGTTGTGCCGCCTGCATCAACGCCACGAGGCGTTGCTGATCAGCGTGGTGACCGGGGCCAGTGCCCAATTGCTCGGTCAGTTGCATCTGGGGGAACTGGAACTGGTGGTCGGGCGAATGACCGACAGCCCGCAGATCCAAGGGTTGTCGTTCGAGCACCTGTACAGCGAGTCGATGACCCTGGTGGTGCGGCCGGGGCACCCGCTTTTGGCGCAGCGGCCCGTCGAGCGCAGGCAGGTCGGTGATTACCCGCTGGTGCTGCCGCCGCCGGGGACGACCATTCGCCAGCATGCCGACAGCTTGTTCGTGCAATGCGCGATCCCGCTGCCGGCGCAGCGCCTGGAAACCCTGTCGCTGGCCCTGAGCAGGCGCTATGTGCTGGGCAGCGAGGCGGTCTGGGTGGCGCCACGGGACGCCGTGCTGATCGACCTCGGGCGTGGCGAGCTGGCCGAGCTCGACCTGGGCGTGCTCGAGCCGGGCGGGTCGGTGGGCATCTGCCGCAATGCGGCGCTGCCCCAGAGCCTGCCGGCGCAATGGGTGTGCGAAGTGCTCCGCGAGGTGGCCGAGGCCTATCGACTCGGGACCTATCCCTGA
- a CDS encoding HDOD domain-containing protein, translating to MNKLAEKVQAQLLAAIDRDDLVLPTLPEVALSIREAAEDSEISVSALSKVIGRDAALSARLIKVVNSPLMRAAVEVTDLHTAITRLGINYSCNLAIGLVIEQIFHARAPAVEHKLRDIWANSLEVAGISYELCRRYTQLKPDQATLGGLVHQIGALPVLIYAEEHNELLSDPICLHFVIEQIQPVLGDKILSAWEFPEQLVNVPSQVQDLDRRTDQIDYIDIVQIARCISQRERSRPLAALPAYRHLGLPYGTELDITELLDARGMLR from the coding sequence ATGAACAAGCTGGCCGAGAAGGTCCAAGCGCAACTGCTCGCCGCCATCGACCGGGACGACCTGGTCCTGCCGACCCTGCCGGAAGTCGCCCTGAGCATCCGCGAAGCCGCCGAAGACAGCGAGATTAGCGTTTCCGCCCTGAGCAAGGTGATCGGCCGCGACGCCGCGCTGTCGGCCCGCCTGATCAAGGTGGTCAACAGCCCGCTGATGCGCGCCGCCGTCGAAGTCACCGACCTGCACACCGCCATCACCCGCCTGGGCATCAACTACAGCTGCAACCTGGCCATCGGCCTGGTGATCGAGCAGATCTTCCATGCCCGCGCTCCGGCGGTGGAACACAAGCTGCGGGATATCTGGGCCAACAGCCTGGAAGTCGCGGGCATCAGCTATGAACTGTGCCGCCGCTACACCCAGCTCAAGCCCGACCAGGCCACCCTCGGCGGCCTGGTGCACCAGATCGGCGCCCTACCGGTGCTGATCTATGCCGAGGAGCACAACGAGCTGCTCTCCGACCCGATCTGCCTGCATTTCGTCATTGAGCAGATCCAGCCGGTACTGGGCGACAAGATCCTCAGCGCCTGGGAATTCCCCGAGCAGTTGGTCAACGTGCCCAGCCAGGTGCAGGACCTGGACCGGCGCACCGACCAGATCGACTACATCGACATCGTGCAGATCGCCCGCTGCATCAGCCAGCGCGAGCGCAGCCGACCGCTGGCCGCCCTGCCCGCCTACCGCCACCTGGGCCTGCCCTACGGCACCGAGCTGGATATCACCGAGCTGCTGGATGCGCGGGGCATGCTGCGCTGA
- a CDS encoding protein YgfX, with translation MFSPSEVFECRWQGSRLLLTAYLASLALALLTLALMALPGWLRGLLAVVCLAHACWAIPRRVLLTHPEAITGLRRDLRGWHLYSRAQGWQPARLCRDSVALPAMVVLRFVRKGRMFSQSQCIPRDALDCEAHRRLRVRLKFSRRRWAAPA, from the coding sequence GTGTTCAGCCCAAGTGAAGTTTTCGAGTGCCGTTGGCAAGGCTCGCGCCTGCTGCTGACGGCCTACCTCGCCAGCCTGGCGCTGGCACTGCTTACCCTCGCGCTGATGGCGCTGCCCGGGTGGCTGCGCGGCCTGTTGGCCGTCGTCTGTCTTGCCCACGCCTGCTGGGCTATTCCCCGGCGCGTCCTGCTCACCCACCCCGAGGCCATCACCGGCCTGCGCCGCGACCTGCGTGGCTGGCACCTCTATAGCCGCGCCCAGGGCTGGCAGCCGGCGCGCCTGTGCCGAGACAGCGTCGCCCTGCCGGCCATGGTGGTGTTGCGGTTCGTGCGCAAGGGGCGCATGTTCAGCCAGAGCCAGTGCATCCCCAGGGACGCACTGGATTGTGAGGCACACCGGCGACTGCGGGTGCGCCTGAAGTTCAGCCGGCGCCGCTGGGCCGCGCCGGCCTGA
- a CDS encoding J domain-containing protein, producing MSCWIRLGIEPTQDMDAIRLAYRGRLPSHHPETDPEGFQALRAAYEEALRLAREQAPSEAEPTREENAPHPALKQFHTLLEEPSKRFDPQAWQRFIAELDELPLDELDDLSWQLLHTLRDCGPLSHHCAGLLARRLGWAEQLLRLDERHEVEAFLDRLEQPDPFDTACMRDWPASAQMESLWYFRSLEYCYQQRPLFEYEQFAGVHTCLAMPDDPALVQRLLVQFSQAGIPSRTFHEMLKTRQQQAPDDADLLYLLARQADALGAEQQALDCWLRLYREHQHPQAERWLIDLCARHQPQRLPLLIQAFDRLHTPAGWPAELDDPAQNWGSPGQSPQTLARWSEASRLELQGIAATFIDWRLDGDDELPLLAWLLQDPQDHDLHRLYWQAWALQRGEAGLLRQVLAQPLAEDALDALILEGFQRQASQQLHWLEQAPVVKVLVDFCASEAPGAELPEALTEDAIRPVCREWLRRMRVYPAHALHALNVRFDMRRLFTTPFALQLQDTLAETGVLLPAMPEGDALWNWHRQHLFMLALLEQPSRWLALIDPTLPSQLHYPSGHPFAPLHALLCQQLPSPDGSSGLLGSLDTRDPVQAMVSARLLTLQQALSSTRLPGAAQLLACLEHDDGSLGNDHPLGYLLFCAVLHHDRSLDTEQRERLRQRLDALAPQDEWFEALRSGLLQGKTKHPPAELAHAHGVDSRAFNDVLDALDSLYNDCAPPKIRALRALQKIKDDPQQDLGLRCAIMAVLSWSERMLRNALQHPPAKFWAVWKLNSRLNRSGFALNLAAAALCASMMLTLPVLMLVTVLLLISAFLRRLRDLGQGIPALILLLVLSRVLPVLPLLLLLLPGDRLPNRYGSQPGQQALLDDSLQATLRRLNGQ from the coding sequence ATGAGTTGCTGGATTCGCCTGGGAATCGAACCGACCCAGGACATGGACGCCATCCGCCTGGCCTATCGCGGCCGCCTGCCCTCGCACCACCCGGAAACCGATCCCGAAGGGTTCCAGGCACTGCGGGCAGCCTACGAGGAAGCCCTGCGCCTGGCCCGCGAGCAGGCGCCCAGCGAGGCTGAGCCAACACGCGAAGAAAATGCCCCCCATCCAGCCCTCAAGCAGTTCCACACACTGCTCGAGGAGCCGTCCAAGCGCTTCGACCCACAAGCCTGGCAGCGTTTTATCGCCGAACTGGACGAGTTGCCGCTGGATGAACTGGACGACCTCAGCTGGCAACTGCTGCACACCCTGCGCGACTGCGGACCGTTGTCCCACCACTGCGCGGGCCTGCTGGCACGGCGCCTGGGCTGGGCCGAGCAGCTGCTGCGCCTGGACGAGCGCCACGAAGTGGAAGCTTTCCTCGACCGCCTGGAACAGCCCGATCCCTTCGACACCGCCTGCATGCGCGACTGGCCGGCCAGCGCGCAGATGGAAAGCCTGTGGTATTTCCGCAGCCTCGAGTACTGCTACCAGCAGCGTCCACTGTTCGAGTACGAGCAGTTCGCCGGCGTGCATACCTGCCTGGCCATGCCGGATGACCCGGCCTTGGTGCAACGCCTGCTGGTGCAGTTCAGCCAGGCCGGTATCCCCAGCCGGACCTTCCACGAAATGCTCAAGACGCGCCAGCAACAGGCCCCGGACGATGCCGACCTGCTCTACCTGCTGGCCCGCCAGGCCGATGCCCTGGGCGCCGAGCAACAGGCCCTGGACTGCTGGTTGCGGCTGTATCGCGAACACCAGCACCCACAGGCCGAACGCTGGCTGATCGACCTCTGCGCCCGCCACCAGCCCCAGCGCCTGCCGTTGCTGATCCAGGCCTTTGACCGCCTGCACACCCCGGCCGGCTGGCCCGCCGAGCTGGACGACCCCGCCCAGAACTGGGGCAGCCCCGGGCAGTCCCCGCAGACCCTGGCGCGCTGGTCCGAAGCCTCGCGCCTGGAGCTGCAAGGCATCGCCGCGACCTTCATCGACTGGCGGCTGGACGGTGATGACGAACTGCCGCTGCTCGCCTGGCTGCTGCAGGACCCGCAGGACCACGACCTGCACCGCCTCTACTGGCAGGCCTGGGCGCTGCAACGCGGGGAAGCCGGTCTGCTGCGCCAGGTGCTCGCCCAGCCGCTCGCCGAAGATGCCCTCGACGCGCTGATCCTCGAAGGCTTCCAGCGCCAGGCCAGCCAGCAGTTGCACTGGCTTGAACAGGCCCCGGTGGTCAAGGTGCTAGTGGATTTCTGCGCCAGCGAAGCCCCGGGGGCGGAGCTGCCCGAGGCCTTGACCGAGGACGCCATTCGCCCGGTCTGTCGCGAATGGCTGCGGCGCATGCGGGTATACCCGGCCCACGCCCTGCATGCCCTGAATGTGCGGTTTGACATGCGCCGCCTGTTCACCACGCCGTTCGCCCTGCAACTGCAGGACACGCTCGCCGAGACCGGCGTACTGCTGCCGGCCATGCCCGAGGGTGACGCGCTGTGGAACTGGCACCGCCAGCACTTGTTCATGCTTGCCCTGCTGGAGCAGCCGTCACGCTGGCTGGCGCTGATCGACCCGACCCTGCCAAGCCAGTTGCACTACCCGTCCGGGCATCCGTTCGCCCCGTTGCACGCCCTGCTCTGCCAACAACTGCCCAGCCCTGACGGCAGCAGTGGCCTGCTTGGCAGCCTGGATACCCGCGACCCTGTGCAGGCGATGGTTTCAGCGCGGTTGCTGACCCTGCAACAAGCCCTGAGCAGCACGCGCCTACCCGGTGCAGCGCAATTGCTGGCCTGCCTGGAGCATGACGATGGCAGCCTGGGCAACGACCATCCTCTGGGCTATCTGCTGTTTTGCGCCGTGCTGCACCATGACCGCTCCCTGGACACCGAGCAACGTGAACGCCTGCGCCAGCGCCTGGATGCGCTGGCGCCGCAGGATGAATGGTTCGAGGCACTGCGCAGCGGCCTGCTGCAAGGCAAGACCAAGCATCCACCGGCCGAACTCGCCCATGCCCACGGCGTCGACAGCCGTGCGTTCAATGATGTGCTCGACGCCCTGGACAGCTTGTACAACGATTGCGCGCCGCCGAAGATCCGCGCCTTGCGCGCCTTGCAGAAGATCAAGGACGACCCGCAGCAGGACCTGGGCTTGCGCTGTGCAATCATGGCCGTGCTGTCGTGGAGCGAGCGCATGTTGCGCAATGCCCTGCAGCACCCTCCCGCGAAATTCTGGGCCGTGTGGAAACTCAACAGCCGCCTGAACCGCTCAGGGTTTGCCTTGAACCTGGCGGCCGCCGCCCTCTGCGCCAGCATGATGCTCACACTGCCAGTGTTGATGCTGGTCACGGTGCTGCTGCTGATCAGTGCCTTCCTCAGGCGCCTGCGCGACCTTGGCCAGGGTATCCCGGCGCTGATCCTGCTGCTCGTGCTGAGCAGGGTGCTACCGGTACTACCGCTGTTGCTGCTGTTGCTGCCCGGTGACCGGCTGCCGAACCGCTACGGCTCGCAACCGGGCCAGCAAGCGCTGCTCGATGACAGCCTGCAGGCTACCCTGCGGCGGCTGAACGGTCAGTAG
- a CDS encoding FAD assembly factor SdhE, translating into MVEQTELNRLFWHSRRGMLELDVLLVPFTQEVYPSLSEADRELYRRLLTCEDQDMFGWFMERSESEDPELQRMVRIILDRVQPK; encoded by the coding sequence ATGGTCGAACAAACTGAACTCAACCGGCTTTTCTGGCATAGCCGTCGCGGCATGCTGGAACTGGACGTGCTGCTGGTCCCTTTCACCCAGGAGGTCTACCCAAGCCTGAGCGAAGCCGACCGCGAGCTGTACCGTCGCCTGCTGACCTGCGAGGATCAGGACATGTTCGGCTGGTTCATGGAGCGCAGCGAGTCCGAGGATCCGGAACTGCAGCGCATGGTCCGCATCATCCTGGACCGTGTTCAGCCCAAGTGA
- a CDS encoding sensor histidine kinase — MRDNGSLRGRLLGNLALLLVVLMLASGLSAYWNGREAADTAYDRTLLASARTIAAGLSQRDGTLSADVPYVALDTFAYDSAGRIYYQVLDIHQKLISGYENLPPPPAGTPRTDDYPALARFYNATYLGQDVRVVSLLKAVSEPNMNGMAEIRVAETEEARVRMARGLMADTLLRLGMLAFGALVMVWFAVSAALRPLERLRTAVEERQPDDLRALPVVQVQRELGPLVRGLNHFTERLRGQFERQAQFIADAAHELRTPLAALKARVELGLRSREPDEWRKTLEAAAQGTDRLTHLANQLLSLARVENGARAIAEGGAQRLDLSQLARELGMAMAPLAHARGVALALEAEAPVWLKGEPTLLNELLSNLVDNALAHTPPGGDVVLRVLAPAVLEVEDDGPGIPEDERERVFERFYRRSAQGSGLGLAIVGEICRAHLAQISLHDGERGGLKVRVSFIAD; from the coding sequence ATGCGTGACAACGGCAGCCTGCGCGGGCGCTTGCTGGGCAACCTGGCGCTGCTGCTGGTGGTGCTGATGCTGGCCAGCGGCCTGAGCGCCTACTGGAACGGTCGCGAAGCCGCCGACACCGCCTATGACCGGACCCTGCTGGCGTCGGCGCGAACCATCGCCGCCGGCCTGTCGCAGCGCGACGGCACCCTCAGCGCCGACGTGCCCTATGTGGCCCTGGATACGTTCGCCTACGACAGCGCCGGGCGCATCTACTACCAGGTGCTGGACATTCACCAGAAGCTGATTTCCGGCTACGAGAACCTGCCGCCTCCGCCTGCGGGCACGCCGCGCACCGACGATTATCCGGCGCTGGCGCGCTTCTACAACGCCACCTACCTGGGCCAGGACGTGCGCGTGGTCAGCCTGCTCAAGGCGGTGAGCGAACCGAACATGAACGGCATGGCCGAGATCCGCGTGGCCGAGACCGAGGAGGCGCGGGTGCGCATGGCCCGCGGATTGATGGCCGACACCCTGCTGCGCCTGGGCATGCTGGCCTTCGGCGCGCTGGTGATGGTGTGGTTCGCGGTGAGTGCCGCGCTGCGCCCGCTGGAGCGCTTGCGCACGGCGGTGGAGGAGCGCCAGCCGGACGACCTGCGCGCCTTGCCGGTGGTCCAGGTGCAGCGTGAACTGGGGCCGCTGGTGCGCGGGCTCAATCACTTCACCGAGCGCTTGCGGGGCCAGTTCGAACGCCAGGCGCAGTTCATCGCCGACGCCGCCCACGAACTGCGCACGCCGCTGGCGGCGCTAAAGGCGCGGGTGGAACTGGGCCTGCGCTCACGGGAGCCGGACGAATGGCGCAAGACCCTCGAAGCCGCCGCCCAGGGCACGGACCGGCTCACCCACCTGGCCAACCAATTGCTGTCGTTGGCGCGGGTGGAGAACGGCGCCCGCGCCATCGCCGAGGGCGGCGCCCAGCGCCTGGACCTGAGCCAGCTGGCCCGTGAACTGGGCATGGCCATGGCGCCCCTGGCCCATGCCCGCGGCGTCGCCTTGGCGCTGGAGGCCGAGGCGCCGGTGTGGCTAAAGGGCGAGCCGACCCTGCTCAACGAACTGCTCAGCAACCTGGTGGACAACGCCCTTGCCCACACCCCGCCCGGCGGCGATGTGGTCCTGCGGGTATTGGCGCCGGCCGTGCTCGAAGTCGAGGACGACGGGCCGGGGATTCCCGAGGACGAGCGTGAGCGGGTGTTCGAGCGCTTCTACCGACGCAGCGCCCAGGGCAGCGGCCTGGGGTTGGCGATCGTCGGCGAGATCTGCCGGGCGCATCTGGCGCAGATCAGCCTGCACGACGGCGAGCGGGGCGGGCTGAAGGTGCGGGTGAGTTTTATCGCGGACTGA
- a CDS encoding molecular chaperone HscC has product MQDASLSNPPTYSTPLLGIDLGTTNSLIAVWQDGEARLIPNAVGEVLTPSVVSVDDDGSILVGQAARSRLTTHPERTAAAFKRFMGSDKRYALGEHRFTPEELSALVLGALKQDAEAHLGCAVSEAVISVPAYFSDEQRKRTVFAAELAGLKVQRLINEPTAAAMAYGLHEQKFERTLVFDLGGGTFDVTVLEYALPLIEVHASTGDNYLGGEDFTEALLQACLRDWNLKAEDLAPQALASLHDAIEQLKREAGEGSRVLDWHDGAQPREWRLDDLKLQAIWAPLLTRVRAPIEQALRDARLSPRELDSLVLVGGATRMPQVQQLVAKLFGRLPYRHLDPDTIVALGAASQAACKARDAAIDELILTDVCPYTLGVASSRGDDVTGAFSPIIERNTVIPTSKVQRFYSSHPEQKFVRIAVYQGERPWVRDNILVDSFEVPLQPTGEIQSLDVRFSYDINGLLEVDVTFLESGQKHSHSIDRSPAGLDAEARLASEERLARLKIHPRDTLPNRTLLARLERAWMQSLGDERELIGSWLDAFNAVLAGQQAAEISRERQALSQALDELRY; this is encoded by the coding sequence ATGCAGGATGCCAGCCTCTCCAACCCCCCCACCTATTCCACGCCACTGCTCGGTATCGACCTCGGCACCACCAACAGCCTGATTGCCGTCTGGCAGGACGGCGAAGCTCGGCTGATCCCTAATGCCGTGGGTGAAGTGCTCACCCCCTCGGTGGTCAGTGTCGATGACGACGGCTCGATCCTGGTCGGCCAGGCTGCCCGGTCGCGATTGACCACGCACCCCGAGCGCACCGCGGCGGCGTTCAAGCGCTTCATGGGTAGCGACAAGCGCTATGCGCTAGGCGAGCATCGATTCACGCCTGAAGAATTGTCGGCGCTGGTGCTGGGCGCATTGAAGCAGGATGCCGAGGCGCACCTGGGCTGCGCGGTCAGCGAGGCGGTGATTTCGGTACCGGCGTATTTCAGCGACGAGCAGCGCAAGCGCACGGTCTTCGCCGCCGAGCTGGCCGGGCTGAAGGTCCAGCGGCTGATCAACGAGCCGACCGCCGCGGCCATGGCCTATGGCCTGCATGAGCAGAAGTTCGAGCGCACCCTGGTGTTCGACCTGGGCGGCGGCACCTTCGATGTCACCGTGCTGGAGTACGCCTTGCCGCTGATCGAGGTGCATGCCTCCACCGGTGACAATTACCTGGGCGGCGAGGATTTTACCGAGGCATTGTTGCAGGCCTGCCTGCGCGATTGGAACCTCAAGGCCGAGGACCTGGCCCCCCAGGCCCTGGCCAGCCTGCATGACGCCATCGAACAGCTCAAGCGCGAGGCGGGCGAGGGCAGCCGCGTGCTGGACTGGCACGATGGCGCGCAGCCCCGCGAGTGGCGGCTGGACGACCTCAAGCTGCAGGCGATCTGGGCGCCTTTGCTGACCCGGGTGCGTGCGCCCATCGAGCAGGCCCTGCGCGATGCCCGGTTGAGCCCGCGCGAGCTGGACAGCCTGGTGCTGGTCGGTGGCGCCACGCGCATGCCGCAGGTGCAGCAACTGGTGGCCAAGCTGTTCGGACGCTTGCCGTACCGGCACCTGGACCCGGACACCATTGTCGCCCTCGGCGCCGCCAGCCAGGCCGCCTGCAAGGCCCGCGACGCGGCCATCGACGAACTGATTCTGACCGATGTCTGCCCCTACACCCTCGGTGTGGCCTCGTCCCGGGGCGACGACGTCACCGGAGCGTTCTCGCCGATCATCGAGCGCAACACGGTGATCCCTACCTCGAAGGTGCAGCGCTTCTACAGCAGCCACCCAGAGCAGAAGTTCGTGCGCATCGCCGTGTACCAGGGCGAGCGGCCGTGGGTGCGGGACAACATCCTGGTGGACAGTTTCGAGGTCCCGTTGCAGCCGACCGGTGAAATCCAGTCGCTGGACGTGCGCTTCAGCTACGACATCAACGGTTTGCTGGAAGTGGATGTGACCTTCCTCGAAAGCGGCCAGAAGCACAGCCACAGCATCGACCGCAGCCCCGCCGGGCTGGATGCCGAGGCGCGCCTGGCGAGCGAGGAGCGCTTAGCGCGGCTGAAGATCCACCCGCGTGACACGCTGCCCAACCGCACCCTGCTGGCCCGTCTGGAGCGGGCCTGGATGCAGAGCCTGGGCGACGAGCGCGAGCTGATCGGCAGTTGGCTGGACGCCTTCAACGCTGTGCTAGCCGGGCAACAGGCCGCTGAGATCAGCCGTGAGCGCCAGGCGTTGAGCCAGGCGCTTGACGAGCTGCGCTACTGA
- the rdgC gene encoding recombination-associated protein RdgC — protein sequence MWFKNLLSYRLTQEVPFEAEALEAALASKPARPCASQELTTYGFVAPFGKGEDAPLVHVSGEFMLIAARKEERILPSSVVNDAVKEKVEEIETEQMRKVYKKERDQIKDEIIQAFLPRAFIRRSMIFAAIAPRLGMILVNSASAKRAEDLLSTLREVIGSLPVRPATVKIAPSATMTDWVKSQQAAEGFFVLDECELRDTAEDGGIVRCKRQDLTSEEIQLHLSTGKLVTQLALAWQDKLSFVLDDKMVIKRLKFEELLQEQAEQDGGDEAQQQFDASFQLMMMTFTEFLPVLFEALGGEEIPQGV from the coding sequence ATGTGGTTCAAGAACCTGCTGTCCTATCGCCTGACCCAGGAAGTACCGTTCGAGGCCGAGGCGCTGGAGGCCGCCCTGGCCAGCAAGCCGGCCCGCCCCTGCGCCAGCCAGGAACTGACCACCTACGGTTTCGTCGCGCCGTTCGGCAAGGGCGAGGACGCGCCCCTGGTTCACGTCAGTGGCGAGTTCATGCTGATCGCCGCACGCAAGGAAGAACGCATCCTGCCCAGCAGCGTGGTCAACGACGCGGTCAAGGAGAAGGTCGAGGAGATCGAGACCGAGCAGATGCGCAAGGTCTATAAAAAGGAACGCGACCAGATCAAGGACGAGATCATCCAGGCCTTCCTGCCGCGCGCCTTCATCCGCCGCTCGATGATCTTCGCCGCCATCGCCCCGCGCCTGGGCATGATCCTGGTCAACTCGGCCAGCGCCAAGCGCGCCGAAGACCTGCTGTCGACCCTGCGTGAAGTGATCGGCTCGCTGCCGGTGCGCCCGGCCACCGTGAAGATCGCGCCAAGCGCGACCATGACCGACTGGGTCAAGTCGCAGCAGGCCGCCGAAGGCTTCTTCGTTCTCGACGAGTGCGAGCTGCGCGACACCGCCGAGGACGGCGGCATCGTGCGTTGCAAACGCCAGGACCTGACCAGCGAGGAAATCCAGCTGCACCTGAGCACCGGCAAGCTGGTCACCCAGCTGGCCCTGGCCTGGCAGGACAAGCTGTCGTTCGTGCTCGACGACAAGATGGTGATCAAGCGCCTGAAGTTCGAGGAGCTGCTGCAGGAGCAGGCCGAACAGGATGGCGGCGACGAGGCCCAGCAACAGTTCGACGCCAGCTTCCAGCTGATGATGATGACCTTCACCGAGTTCCTGCCGGTGCTGTTCGAAGCCCTGGGCGGCGAAGAGATCCCGCAGGGGGTGTGA